In Caloramator sp. E03, the sequence AAAACTGATTAGAGAGGAGGGAAAGAATGATTACAGATATTTTTTTTAAGGTAAAAGATATAATGAATACTGATTTTATAAAAGTAATGCAAAATGAAACAATTAACGATGCAATGAATAAGATGATAGAGCATTTTAAAGATGAAGTTGTTGTATTTGATGAAAAAGGAAACCTTTTAGGGATATTTACAAGATCTGATCTGTCTAAAATAAAAAGATTAGGAATAGATTTTAATAGTGCATTAGAGAAATATATAAAAAGAGATGTTATAACGATAAATCCAAATTTCTCAGTAAAAGAAGCAAGAGATTTAATGATAAAGAATAATATAGGCAGGCTTCCCGTAGTTGAAAATAATAAAGTCATTGGAATTTTAACAAGTAATAACATAAGAGATACATTCTATATTAAGATGAATGAACTTTTTGATTTTCTAAATAATATAATAGAAAATATTCATGAAGCAATATGTATAGCTGATAATATGGGTTATGTTATATATTGGAATAAAAGCGCTGAGATGCTCTATAATGTTAAGGCTGAAGAAATAATAGGGAAACATATTAAAGATTTTTTTCCAAATGCAATGATTTTAAAAGTATTAAAAGAAGGAAAACCAATAGAAAACATGAAACATGAACCTATAAAAGGGAAAAGTGTAATTTTAAGTGCTATACCTATTTTCAACTCAAAGCAAGAAATCATAGGATGTGTTACAACGGATAGAGATATTACTGAGGTTGTTAACCTTTCAAAACAACTTGAAAATGCAAAGGAAAAGGTTGAGTTTCTTGAAAGTGCATATAAAAAGGAAATAGCAAACAAATACAGTTTTACAAATATATATGGTAAAAACAAAAAGATAATTGATGCTATTGCTCTTGCTCAAAAGGTTGCCCAAACATCTGCAAGCATATTGATTACAGGTGAGAGTGGTACAGGCAAGGAGGTTTTTGCAAAGGCTATACATGAGGCAAGTGGTAGGAGCGGGAACTTCGTTGCAGTAAACTGCAGTGCTATACCCGAACAACTTCTCGAAAGTGAACTTTTTGGATACGTAGAAGGAGCATTTACAGGTGCTGCTAAAAAGGGTAAAATGGGAAAGTTTGAGCTTGCGAATAATGGTACTTTGTTTCTTGATGAAATTGGGGATATGCCTTTTGAGATGCAAGCAAAGCTTTTAAGGGTATTACAGGATGGAATAATCTACAGGCTTGGAAGTGAAAAAGCAATACCAACAAATACAAGGATAATTGCAGCTACCAATAAAGATCTTAAAAAGCTAATAAAGGAAAATAAATTTAGAGATGATTTGTTTTACAGGTTAGCAGTAGTGCAGATTGAACTTCCTCCTCTTAGAGAAAGAAGAGAGGATATTAAAGATCTTGTAAATATTTTTATAAATGATATGGCAGAAAAGGAAAGAATTAAAATTTATAAAGTTGATGAGGAAGTTTATGATATTCTTGAAAGATATTCATGGGAGGGTAATATTAGAGAACTAAAAAATGTAATACAAAGGATGGTTATATTATCTAATGATGGTAATATAAACTTGTCATGCATTCCTGAGTATATATTTAATAGTGGAATACAAAATGTTGATACTTATGAAAATGAATATGACCTTCAAAAAATAGTTGAAAAGGTAGAAAAAGAAACCATTAGAAAGATTTTAAAGATGACTAATGGGAATAAGCAAAAGGCTGCAAAGATATTAAATATAAAAAGAACAACACTTTACTATAAATTAAATCAATATGGACTAAATTAAAACATATTTATGTTTAATATATATGTCAAATTTTTGACAACAGTGTCACATTATTGACACTGTTAATTTTTTTATTATATTAAGCAACATAAAGTATTTTCAAATAATTGATTTATAAATAAACAAAAAATGTGTCGAAATTTTGACATGCATATTTAACCTAAAATAAATAAAATGAATAAAGATTACGAATAATAATAGATGTAATGCCTGTTATTAAAATTATAAATAAATAAAAAATTTGGCATGCTATTTGCAAAATATATAAATGAGAAATAGATGGAGGTGATAGTGTGGCAAAGGTTTATAGTTTCGCTTTAAAAATGCATGTAGGTGCACCTTCAGTTCCAATTGTTAAGGAAGGACAGCATGTAAAAAGAGGAGAATGCATTGCACAGCCTAATGGTTTAGGTGCTAAGATTCATTCAAGTATTTCAGGAACAGTAAGCAAAATTACAGATAAAGAAATTCTAATTGAAGCTGACGATGTTCAATCTGATGACTATGTAAAAATTAAAGAGTGTGATGACATAGTTGAGGCTGTTTACGAAGCAGGAGTTGTAGGTGCAGGTGGTGCAGGTTTTCCAACCCATGTAAAATTAAAATCACAAATAGAAGATGGGTATATAATTGCTAACTGTGCTGAGTGTGAACCTGCTTTACACCATAATATAGAACTCCTTGAAAAGGATCCGGATATCGTAATTAGGGGTATTCGATATGCGATGAAGGCAACAAAGGCACCAAAAGGATACATTGCAATAAAGGGGAAGAATAAAAAAGCAATTGAAGCAATAAAAAAGTCTCTTAATGCTTCAAAGGACATTGAAATAAAAGAACTTCCTGATATGTATCCTGCAGGAGAGGAAAGAGCAGTTATTCATTCAATTTTTGGAATATGGCTTGAACCAACACAGCTTCCAATTGAAGCAAAATGCGTAGTATTAAACACTGAAACGCTTGCTAATATTACAAGAGCTATTGAAGATAGGAAGCCAGTAATAGATAAGGATATAACTGTTGTTGGGAAACTCAAAAGTGGTATAAAACCTAATGTCTTCTTTCAAGTTCCAGTCGGTACTCCGATAAAGGATTTGATTGAAAAGGCAGGAGGAATTGATGGTAAATATGGTGAGCTAATAATTGGAGGACCATATACAGGAGTAGCAAAGGATATTGAAACATCATATTTAACAAAGATTTCAGGTGGCGCAATTGTCACAATTGAGCTTCCAAAATATGAAGGACCTTTAGGACTTCTTGTTTGTGCTTGTGGTGCAAATGAAGAAAGGCTTAGAGATATTGCAGCTAAAATGGGATCAAAAGTAGTTGGAGTTACTAAGTGTAAAAATGTAGTAGAAGTTAAAGGGGCAAATAAATGCTTAACACCAGGAGACTGCCCAGGGCAAGCACAAGGTATTATGTATCTTAAAAAACAAGGAGCAAAGAGAGTACTTGTATCAAATTGCAGCGATTGTACAAATACTGTAATGTGCTGTGCTCCAAAAGCAGGACTTTCTGTTTACCATCATACAGATCATGTATTTAGAACAATAGATTACCCACTTACTAGAAGATTACCTATGGAAGAAAAGAAATAAAGGAGGCTGATTTTGAATGTCAATGAGTGCTGAACACGCACAGGAGCTAAAAAATGAAGTTGCTGTTGTGTGCTGTAGGACAGATGCAGGAACAATAATATCAGCAGAGAATCTGGAAGATCCAGCAGTTTTTCCAGATCTTGTTGATTCAGGTCTTTTAACTATACCTGAAAACACTTTAAAAATAGGTCAGGTATTAGGAGCAAAACTTATAAAGACTATTGATTCTTTAACACCACTTACTCCAGACTTACTTGAAGGAGTAAAGGAAATTGAAGGTGAAGTTAAATCAGAAAGCATGACTGCAGAGCTTGCTGATGGTGACGCAAAGGCTGTTTTAAAATATAACAAAGTCGCAGGAGAAGTAATTAAAGCTGAAGACTTAGAAAATCCAATGCATTTTGAAAAACTTCAAGATTCACTTCTTTTAAATTTAGATTCAAAAGTTTTAACAAGAAAAGAGGTTATAGGAGCTAAATTAAAAGTTGATGCACCAGCATTAACACCTATAACTGCTTCAATGCTTGAAGGATTTGAAGAAGTTGAAAATACTCAGCCAGTTGAAACTTCTGCACCAGCTGTTTCCTTTGGAGGAACATTAAAGATTAAGATTGCAGAAGGAAAAGGTATTGACATTGAAATACCAATGCCAGTTGCAGGTGCTACTACTTATACTAAGGCTCCAGTTGCAGCCTTATCACCTAAAACAGAAGCTAAGCCAGCTGAAAAAGTAGTAGAAGTAGCGAAGCAGGAAGTTAAGCTTGAAGATAAAGTAGTAAGAAAGCTTGTAAAGAAACACTTTAAAATTGATAAGGTAGAGTTTGGACCACAAACAAAGATAGAAGGAACAACTCTTTATATAAGAGAAGATATATGTAAAGATGCATTAAATGTTGATCATCTTGTAAAAGACATTAAGATAGATATAATAACTCCAGATAAATACAACACTTATAGTGAAACTATAATGGATGTACAGCCGATTGCTACAAAAGAAGGAGATAGCAAGCTTGGAAGTGGAGTTACAAGAGTATTAGACGGTGTAATAGTAATGGTTACTGGTACTGATGAAAATGGAGTTCAAATTGGAGAATTTGGTTCATCAGAAGGTATTCTTGAAGAGAATATCATGTGGGGAAGACCAGGAGCACCAGATAAGGGAGAAATATTTATAAAGACTCAAGTTACAATTGCAGCTGGAACTAACATGGAAAGACCAGGTCCTCTTGCAGCTCACAAAGCTACAGATGTTATAACTCAAGAAATAAGAGAAGCATTAAAGAAGCTTGATGAAAGCCTTGTAGTTGAAACAGAAGAATTAGTTCAATACAGAAGACCAGGCAAGAAGAAGGTTGTAATTGTTAAAGAAATAATGGGTCAGGGAGCAATGCATGACAACTTGATTCTTCCAGTTGAGCCAGTAGGTGTTCTTGGAGGAAAGCCAAACGTTGACCTTGGTAACGTTCCAGTTGTATTATCACCACTTGAAGTTCTTGATGGAGGTATTCATGCATTAACATGTATAGGACCAGCATCAAAAGAATGTTCAAGACATTATTGGAGAGAACCTCTTGTAATTGAAGCTATGAACGATCCAGAAATTGACCTATGTGGAGTAGTATTTGTTGGAAGTCCACAAATAAACGCTGAAAAGTTCTATGTATCAGAAAGACTTGGAATGCTTGTTGAAACAATGGATGTTGATGGTGCAGTTGTTACAACAGAAGGTTTTGGAAACAACCATATTGACTTTGCAAGCCATATTGAACAGATAGGAATGAGAGGCATTCCAGTAGTTGGTATGTCATTCTGTGCAGTACAGGGTGCCCTTGTTGTAGGAAACAAATATATGAAATATATGGTTGATAATAATAAGTCAGAAGCTGGAATTGAAAATGAAGTTTTATCCTGCAATACTCTTTGCAAAGAAGATGCTATAAGAGCAATGGCAATGTTAAAGTCTGCAATGGCAGGTGAAGAAGTAAAGGCTGCTGAGAGAAAGTGGAATCCAAATGTTAAGGAAAGCAACCTTGAAGCTATTGAGAAGACTATGAATATAAAAATAGACAGAGTAGAAAATGAAACTTCAATACCAATGAGCCAAAAGAGGCTTGAAAAATATTCAACAAAATAATAATAGATTGAAGGAATTAAAATGAAGTATGGTGATAAAATAATTGAAATGCAGGGAATCATAGTTGAAGTACATGATGGCTGTGTTTCAATTGACCTAAAAGGAAGGCTAGGTTTTTTAAAAATCCCAATGAGAATGCTTATAACTGATTATCCTTTAAAGGTAGGTCAAGAAGTAGGCTTTAAGATGAGCTTTGTTGAGGTTTTATCCAAGGAACCTAACGAGAAGTATGTAAGCAATATAGAGAAAAGAAGAAGAAAGGAAGGTATGGATTAATGGCTTTAACAGTTGTTAAGGGTTTACAGTCAGAAATATTTGTGCCAATAACACCACCACCTGTATGGACTCCTGTTACAAAGCCTCTTAGCGAAATGAGAATTGCTTTTGCAACAGCAGCAGGTGTTCATTTAAAGTCAGACAAAAGATTCAATCTTGCTGGAGACTTTACCTATAGATTAATACCAGGAGATTGCAACTCTCAAGATCTTATGGTATCCCATGGAGGATATGATAATGGTGATGTAAATAAGGATATAAATTGTATGTTCCCAATTGATAGATTGAGGGAACTTGCAGCAGAAGGATTTATAAAGGAAGTATCACCTGTTCACGCTGGCTTTATGGGAGGTGGCGGAAACCAGGAAAAGTTTAAAAATGAAACAGGTCCAGCAATTGCAAAGATATTAAAAGAAGCAAATGTTGATGCTGTAGTTTTAACTGCTGGGTGAGGTACTTGTCACCGTTCAGCTGTACTCGTACAGAGAGCGATTGAGGAATCGGGGATTCCTACAATAATAATTGCAGCATTACCACCAGTTGTTAAACAAACTGGTACACCAAGAGCAGTAGCACCACTTGTTCCAATGGGAGCTAATGCAGGAAAACCAAATGATCCAGAAATGCAAAGAAATATATTAAAAGATACATTAAAGCAGCTTATTGAAATCGATACACCAGGTAAGATAGTTCCATTACCGTATGAATATGTAGCAAAGGTTTAATATAGTAATTAGCCTAATGGAGAAAGAAAATTTCTCCATTAGGCAATAAAATAAAAGCGGTGATTCATATATGTCAGATGAAAAGATAATGAGAAATCTTATAATTAAAACATTTCATATAACAAAAGTTGAATTTTCAAAAAAGACTTACATTGAAAATAGGATTCTTTATATCAGAGAAAATATAAAAGATTGTTTGATTGATAACGAACAATCATATATCAAAGATATTAATATAAACATAATTTATCCTGATGCCCACGATATATTTGTTAATTCAATTATGGATTTTTCTCCAAT encodes:
- a CDS encoding CBO2463/CBO2479 domain-containing protein, producing the protein MKMKYGDKIIEMQGIIVEVHDGCVSIDLKGRLGFLKIPMRMLITDYPLKVGQEVGFKMSFVEVLSKEPNEKYVSNIEKRRRKEGMD
- the prdC gene encoding proline reductase-associated electron transfer protein PrdC, whose amino-acid sequence is MAKVYSFALKMHVGAPSVPIVKEGQHVKRGECIAQPNGLGAKIHSSISGTVSKITDKEILIEADDVQSDDYVKIKECDDIVEAVYEAGVVGAGGAGFPTHVKLKSQIEDGYIIANCAECEPALHHNIELLEKDPDIVIRGIRYAMKATKAPKGYIAIKGKNKKAIEAIKKSLNASKDIEIKELPDMYPAGEERAVIHSIFGIWLEPTQLPIEAKCVVLNTETLANITRAIEDRKPVIDKDITVVGKLKSGIKPNVFFQVPVGTPIKDLIEKAGGIDGKYGELIIGGPYTGVAKDIETSYLTKISGGAIVTIELPKYEGPLGLLVCACGANEERLRDIAAKMGSKVVGVTKCKNVVEVKGANKCLTPGDCPGQAQGIMYLKKQGAKRVLVSNCSDCTNTVMCCAPKAGLSVYHHTDHVFRTIDYPLTRRLPMEEKK
- the prdA gene encoding D-proline reductase (dithiol) proprotein PrdA, with product MSMSAEHAQELKNEVAVVCCRTDAGTIISAENLEDPAVFPDLVDSGLLTIPENTLKIGQVLGAKLIKTIDSLTPLTPDLLEGVKEIEGEVKSESMTAELADGDAKAVLKYNKVAGEVIKAEDLENPMHFEKLQDSLLLNLDSKVLTRKEVIGAKLKVDAPALTPITASMLEGFEEVENTQPVETSAPAVSFGGTLKIKIAEGKGIDIEIPMPVAGATTYTKAPVAALSPKTEAKPAEKVVEVAKQEVKLEDKVVRKLVKKHFKIDKVEFGPQTKIEGTTLYIREDICKDALNVDHLVKDIKIDIITPDKYNTYSETIMDVQPIATKEGDSKLGSGVTRVLDGVIVMVTGTDENGVQIGEFGSSEGILEENIMWGRPGAPDKGEIFIKTQVTIAAGTNMERPGPLAAHKATDVITQEIREALKKLDESLVVETEELVQYRRPGKKKVVIVKEIMGQGAMHDNLILPVEPVGVLGGKPNVDLGNVPVVLSPLEVLDGGIHALTCIGPASKECSRHYWREPLVIEAMNDPEIDLCGVVFVGSPQINAEKFYVSERLGMLVETMDVDGAVVTTEGFGNNHIDFASHIEQIGMRGIPVVGMSFCAVQGALVVGNKYMKYMVDNNKSEAGIENEVLSCNTLCKEDAIRAMAMLKSAMAGEEVKAAERKWNPNVKESNLEAIEKTMNIKIDRVENETSIPMSQKRLEKYSTK
- the prdB gene encoding D-proline reductase (dithiol) protein PrdB, translated to MALTVVKGLQSEIFVPITPPPVWTPVTKPLSEMRIAFATAAGVHLKSDKRFNLAGDFTYRLIPGDCNSQDLMVSHGGYDNGDVNKDINCMFPIDRLRELAAEGFIKEVSPVHAGFMGGGGNQEKFKNETGPAIAKILKEANVDAVVLTAGUGTCHRSAVLVQRAIEESGIPTIIIAALPPVVKQTGTPRAVAPLVPMGANAGKPNDPEMQRNILKDTLKQLIEIDTPGKIVPLPYEYVAKV
- the prdR gene encoding sigma-54 dependent transcriptional regulator PrdR, whose translation is MITDIFFKVKDIMNTDFIKVMQNETINDAMNKMIEHFKDEVVVFDEKGNLLGIFTRSDLSKIKRLGIDFNSALEKYIKRDVITINPNFSVKEARDLMIKNNIGRLPVVENNKVIGILTSNNIRDTFYIKMNELFDFLNNIIENIHEAICIADNMGYVIYWNKSAEMLYNVKAEEIIGKHIKDFFPNAMILKVLKEGKPIENMKHEPIKGKSVILSAIPIFNSKQEIIGCVTTDRDITEVVNLSKQLENAKEKVEFLESAYKKEIANKYSFTNIYGKNKKIIDAIALAQKVAQTSASILITGESGTGKEVFAKAIHEASGRSGNFVAVNCSAIPEQLLESELFGYVEGAFTGAAKKGKMGKFELANNGTLFLDEIGDMPFEMQAKLLRVLQDGIIYRLGSEKAIPTNTRIIAATNKDLKKLIKENKFRDDLFYRLAVVQIELPPLRERREDIKDLVNIFINDMAEKERIKIYKVDEEVYDILERYSWEGNIRELKNVIQRMVILSNDGNINLSCIPEYIFNSGIQNVDTYENEYDLQKIVEKVEKETIRKILKMTNGNKQKAAKILNIKRTTLYYKLNQYGLN